From Pseudobdellovibrio exovorus JSS, a single genomic window includes:
- a CDS encoding RsmB/NOP family class I SAM-dependent RNA methyltransferase encodes MALQLHFHLVQSIATALDEIFLNHRYADKVIEYSFKKNSKWGARDRRFFAEGVYEIVRHRRYLEFIAGTSESWGLLGAYLYQMYGELPQWKEVAGLRPEAMAQRAQEKLPTEIENSFPDWLSSLGYDEFKDEWPALMNALNKPAEVFLRVNTLKATPDKVISELAQEDVHAEKVLADKFTLPSCLKLAKRKNVFATKCFKKGYFEVQDAASQLIAPLLEVQPGHRVVDACAGAGGKSLHLAAAMKNKGKIISMDIHEWKLKELKTRAARGGVDIIETKVIESNKTIKRLEGSFDRVLLDVPCSGLGVIRRNPDTKWKLTIEEIERLQNLQKEIISQYSKMCKSGGLMVYATCSILHRENEEQVKWFLSSPAGEGWTLKNQLRVWPHKDQFDGFYAAVLLKS; translated from the coding sequence TTGGCGCTTCAACTTCATTTTCACCTTGTACAGTCCATTGCTACCGCATTGGATGAAATTTTTTTGAACCACAGATATGCGGATAAAGTTATCGAGTATAGCTTTAAGAAAAATAGTAAGTGGGGAGCGCGTGATCGCCGCTTCTTTGCTGAGGGTGTTTATGAAATTGTTCGCCACCGTCGGTACCTTGAATTTATAGCTGGCACCTCTGAGTCATGGGGATTGTTAGGCGCCTACCTTTACCAAATGTATGGTGAGTTGCCACAGTGGAAAGAAGTAGCAGGATTAAGACCTGAAGCGATGGCTCAGCGGGCTCAAGAAAAGTTGCCGACCGAGATAGAAAACTCTTTTCCTGATTGGTTATCTTCTTTGGGGTATGATGAATTCAAAGATGAGTGGCCAGCGTTGATGAACGCACTCAATAAACCAGCAGAGGTCTTTCTGCGTGTGAATACTTTAAAAGCGACTCCAGATAAAGTGATCAGCGAGTTGGCTCAAGAAGATGTGCATGCAGAAAAAGTGTTGGCGGATAAGTTTACACTTCCTTCTTGTTTGAAATTAGCTAAAAGAAAAAATGTTTTTGCGACGAAGTGTTTTAAAAAAGGTTACTTTGAAGTTCAAGATGCCGCATCACAATTGATCGCTCCGCTGTTAGAAGTGCAGCCGGGCCATCGTGTGGTCGATGCGTGTGCTGGTGCTGGTGGAAAGTCGTTACACTTAGCCGCAGCGATGAAAAATAAAGGCAAAATTATTTCCATGGATATTCATGAATGGAAATTAAAAGAACTGAAAACTCGTGCTGCACGCGGCGGGGTTGACATCATTGAAACGAAAGTCATCGAGTCGAATAAAACGATTAAACGCCTTGAGGGGTCTTTTGACCGCGTACTTTTGGATGTTCCCTGTTCAGGTTTAGGAGTTATTCGACGAAATCCAGACACAAAATGGAAATTAACAATTGAAGAAATTGAACGATTGCAAAATCTTCAGAAAGAAATTATTTCGCAATACTCCAAGATGTGTAAATCGGGTGGCCTGATGGTTTATGCCACATGCAGTATTTTACATCGCGAGAATGAAGAACAAGTGAAATGGTTTTTAAGTTCACCAGCCGGCGAAGGGTGGACGTTAAAAAATCAGTTACGAGTATGGCCACACAAGGATCAGTTTGATGGCTTTTATGCGGCTGTATTGCTTAAAAGCTAA
- the lgt gene encoding prolipoprotein diacylglyceryl transferase: MSYVHDLSPFILKLPETALWGDQFGFRWYGFSYMLGFIVAYQLIKWLAQRQRAGLTTQMVGDFITYAAIGVLAGGRLGYCIFYDPNLFFSFKSSFPFWGVLAVNEGGMASHGGVIGVLLACVLFARKHGLNYAYLLDLAAITGPLGFLFGRIANFINGELVGRIAPESFQYAVKFPSDILNWPQYQFDRLSTLTGVVENLGVQASQWSTWLANFRTDPSAREQVYSVLYRIIHEIQNGNGAVKQLIAPALDARYPSQLFAALTEGLISFLVLFFLAGKSRKPGFIAASFGIVYAISRIVNEQFREPDIQIGYQLFGLTRGQWLSVGLFALGVGLMFYWSRTQSQTVFGWRRGESVRVGRR, from the coding sequence ATGAGTTATGTACATGATTTGAGCCCTTTTATCTTAAAATTACCTGAAACCGCATTGTGGGGAGATCAGTTTGGATTTCGCTGGTATGGCTTTTCTTATATGTTGGGGTTCATCGTTGCATATCAACTGATTAAATGGCTGGCACAAAGACAACGTGCTGGGCTGACAACTCAGATGGTAGGTGACTTTATTACTTATGCTGCCATCGGTGTTTTGGCGGGTGGTCGTTTAGGATACTGTATCTTTTATGATCCGAACTTGTTCTTCAGTTTCAAATCAAGTTTTCCATTTTGGGGAGTCTTGGCTGTTAATGAAGGTGGGATGGCTAGCCATGGTGGTGTTATCGGTGTGTTGCTGGCATGTGTACTATTCGCTCGTAAACATGGTTTGAACTACGCTTACCTGTTGGACTTAGCTGCTATCACAGGCCCATTGGGATTTTTGTTTGGAAGAATTGCAAACTTTATTAACGGAGAGTTAGTAGGACGTATTGCTCCTGAAAGTTTTCAGTATGCTGTAAAATTTCCTTCGGATATTTTGAACTGGCCACAATATCAGTTTGATCGTCTGTCGACGTTAACGGGCGTGGTAGAAAATCTGGGGGTGCAAGCTAGTCAGTGGAGCACATGGCTTGCGAACTTCCGTACAGATCCATCAGCGCGAGAACAAGTTTATTCAGTTCTTTATCGCATCATTCATGAAATCCAAAATGGGAACGGGGCTGTTAAGCAACTGATTGCGCCAGCTTTGGATGCTCGTTATCCATCGCAATTGTTCGCGGCTCTAACTGAAGGCTTGATTTCATTTCTAGTCTTATTCTTCCTTGCAGGTAAGTCACGTAAACCAGGATTTATCGCGGCAAGTTTTGGTATTGTGTATGCAATCTCTAGAATTGTGAACGAGCAGTTTCGAGAGCCAGATATTCAAATTGGATATCAGTTATTCGGACTTACGCGCGGGCAATGGTTAAGTGTGGGTCTATTTGCTTTAGGTGTAGGGTTAATGTTTTATTGGTCACGTACACAGTCGCAAACAGTATTCGGCTGGAGACGTGGTGAAAGTGTAAGAGTAGGAAGAAGGTAA
- the hisS gene encoding histidine--tRNA ligase codes for MLYWLMSKYQNVRGTRDLLPEVKQIFRQIEETAYKTAKNYSFKEIETPIFEFSDVFHRSLGETSDAVSKETYTFTDRGGDSITLRPEGTAGVVRSFVSEGLAQHLPLKLYYYGPMFRYERPQKGRYRQFYQLGVEVLGLESALADVECLDLAWNILKQIGLENRCVLEINTLGDVESRNSYRQALVEYLTPFKEQLSTDSQTRLEKNPLRILDSKDEGDKKIVAGAPLMENYLNETSKKFFSDVIAGLETLGIPYKINSKLVRGLDYYCHTVFEFTTTELGAQSAILSGGRYDGLVEMLGGPKTPGVGWAAGVDRLADLCSAHIESLRTAQAPIAIIGHGDKALAEAMKITSALRHQNKYCEIFLTGNFKKKLEKANKLGTEKAILIFEQENGSFEYKLKNFKTGEEIAGSITDLLKSI; via the coding sequence ATGCTCTACTGGCTTATGAGTAAATACCAAAACGTCCGCGGCACAAGAGATTTGCTACCTGAAGTTAAACAGATTTTTCGTCAAATCGAAGAAACTGCCTACAAAACAGCTAAAAACTACAGTTTTAAAGAAATTGAAACTCCTATTTTTGAATTCTCGGACGTTTTTCACCGCTCACTTGGTGAAACCTCAGATGCTGTCAGCAAAGAAACATATACGTTCACGGATCGCGGTGGTGACTCTATCACGCTAAGACCCGAAGGCACAGCCGGAGTCGTTCGCTCATTTGTAAGTGAAGGTTTAGCTCAGCATTTACCACTAAAACTTTATTACTATGGCCCGATGTTCCGCTACGAACGCCCTCAAAAGGGCCGCTACCGCCAATTCTATCAATTAGGTGTGGAAGTACTTGGCCTTGAATCTGCGTTAGCCGATGTCGAGTGCCTAGATTTAGCATGGAATATCTTAAAACAAATTGGTTTAGAAAATCGCTGTGTTCTTGAAATCAACACACTAGGTGACGTTGAATCTCGCAACTCTTATCGGCAAGCTTTAGTCGAATACTTAACTCCATTCAAAGAACAACTTTCAACAGATTCGCAAACTCGTCTAGAAAAAAATCCTTTACGTATTTTAGATTCAAAAGATGAGGGTGATAAAAAAATCGTTGCAGGAGCTCCATTAATGGAAAATTACCTGAATGAAACCTCTAAAAAGTTTTTCTCGGATGTTATTGCCGGACTTGAAACATTAGGTATCCCTTACAAAATTAATAGCAAACTAGTACGTGGTTTAGATTACTACTGTCACACCGTTTTTGAATTCACTACAACCGAACTAGGTGCACAATCCGCAATTCTTTCGGGTGGACGCTATGATGGTTTAGTCGAAATGCTCGGAGGTCCCAAAACCCCAGGTGTTGGCTGGGCCGCTGGTGTGGATCGCTTAGCTGATCTGTGCTCTGCACACATCGAATCACTTCGTACAGCGCAGGCTCCAATTGCGATTATCGGCCATGGTGATAAAGCACTTGCAGAAGCCATGAAAATTACAAGCGCGTTACGCCATCAAAATAAATACTGCGAAATTTTCTTAACTGGAAACTTTAAAAAGAAATTAGAAAAAGCGAACAAGCTGGGAACAGAAAAAGCGATTTTAATTTTCGAGCAGGAAAATGGAAGCTTTGAATATAAGCTCAAAAACTTTAAAACCGGCGAAGAGATCGCCGGCTCCATTACAGACTTGCTTAAATCAATCTAA
- a CDS encoding pyruvate, water dikinase regulatory protein, translated as MSSEQQSNHTIFLLSDGTGETAVTMIRAALVQYDAQEIHIQRCKNIRSEEQVQSLVDECFEKRGMIAYTFASPTLRQKTADLCLEKSIPAIDFLGPLIEKLDHFFGVPSAKKVGALRQTDDMYFKRIEAIEYTVRHDDGKTLNELDKADIVLVGISRTSKTPLSIFLSHKGWKVANIPLVLGAPLPEQLFKIDQRKIVGLIIDINSLQRIRKNRLEKFGQDSGGEYASIQQILKEIEYAEGLFKQNKRWPVFNVTERALEETASEIVRIIASRMGWPESVLF; from the coding sequence ATGAGTTCAGAACAGCAATCCAACCACACTATTTTTCTGTTATCTGATGGAACTGGCGAAACTGCCGTGACCATGATTCGTGCAGCACTTGTGCAATACGACGCCCAAGAAATTCATATCCAACGCTGTAAAAATATTCGTTCAGAAGAGCAAGTTCAGAGCTTAGTAGATGAGTGTTTCGAAAAAAGAGGCATGATCGCCTACACCTTTGCGAGCCCCACTCTTAGACAAAAGACAGCTGATCTTTGCCTTGAAAAATCTATTCCGGCCATTGATTTCCTTGGACCCTTAATTGAAAAGCTGGATCACTTCTTTGGTGTTCCCTCTGCAAAAAAAGTCGGAGCCCTTAGACAAACTGATGATATGTATTTTAAACGTATCGAAGCTATCGAATACACAGTCCGACATGATGACGGCAAAACACTGAACGAATTAGATAAAGCCGATATCGTTCTGGTCGGCATTAGCCGCACAAGTAAAACTCCTCTTTCGATTTTTTTAAGTCACAAAGGTTGGAAAGTCGCCAATATCCCATTGGTTTTGGGTGCTCCTCTACCCGAGCAACTGTTCAAAATCGATCAGCGAAAAATTGTGGGTTTGATTATTGATATTAACTCATTACAAAGAATCAGAAAAAATCGCCTAGAAAAATTTGGGCAAGACTCCGGCGGAGAATACGCTTCGATTCAGCAAATTTTAAAAGAGATTGAATATGCAGAAGGCCTCTTTAAACAAAATAAAAGATGGCCTGTTTTTAATGTCACCGAACGGGCTCTTGAAGAAACCGCCAGCGAGATTGTACGTATTATCGCATCCCGCATGGGCTGGCCAGAATCAGTTCTTTTCTAG
- a CDS encoding LysR family transcriptional regulator: protein MLNLSQLQTFVTVVSEGSMTAAADKLFLTQPAVSQQMKNMEDDLGVELIVRGSKQIKMTAQGEILYEHAKKILSLAQVAEVSIKSIGAQLRGELRIGTLNSIGLHLMSPVVSRLLKFNPDFKIKVNYAKGESLIQDYKKGELDVVVIPDAELNYKTQMADSKSQILFQEEMWLVGSGKDEFYPMTIALNEIKKIPYVHFSDEFPDFDLKLNAKVGKVQSVFESANVGTLKRVIEYGLGIGFLPASSIKKQVRSGRLNHVRISDFEYKMNFHYYYKTSSPVAETAQILFQALTGDQEKN from the coding sequence ATGCTGAACCTGTCCCAGCTACAGACGTTTGTCACGGTTGTCTCTGAAGGAAGTATGACGGCGGCTGCAGATAAATTATTTCTTACTCAACCAGCAGTAAGTCAGCAAATGAAGAACATGGAAGACGACTTAGGTGTCGAGTTAATCGTCCGCGGTTCCAAGCAGATTAAGATGACAGCTCAAGGTGAAATTCTTTATGAGCATGCCAAGAAAATTTTAAGTTTGGCTCAGGTGGCTGAGGTTTCGATTAAATCTATCGGAGCACAGTTGCGCGGTGAACTTCGCATTGGAACTCTGAATTCGATCGGATTACATTTGATGAGTCCTGTTGTAAGTCGACTTTTAAAATTTAATCCTGACTTCAAAATCAAAGTGAACTACGCAAAAGGCGAGTCTTTGATTCAGGATTATAAAAAAGGCGAGTTGGATGTTGTGGTGATTCCAGATGCCGAGCTGAACTACAAAACGCAGATGGCGGATTCGAAGTCTCAGATTTTATTTCAAGAAGAGATGTGGTTGGTCGGCTCGGGTAAAGATGAGTTCTATCCGATGACAATTGCCTTGAATGAAATCAAAAAAATTCCCTATGTGCATTTCTCGGATGAATTCCCTGACTTTGACCTTAAGCTGAATGCGAAAGTGGGAAAAGTGCAGTCGGTATTTGAGTCGGCGAATGTGGGAACTTTAAAACGTGTTATTGAGTATGGTTTGGGAATTGGTTTCTTGCCTGCAAGTTCGATCAAGAAACAAGTGCGCAGTGGACGTTTGAACCATGTGCGTATTTCTGACTTTGAATACAAGATGAACTTCCACTATTACTACAAGACGAGTTCACCAGTTGCTGAAACAGCACAAATTCTGTTTCAAGCTTTAACGGGTGACCAAGAAAAGAATTAG
- a CDS encoding dienelactone hydrolase family protein, protein MNLFKKSILSLGFLLVSSAALAEIKSEVVEYKDGKTVLEGAIVYDAALVQTGKKLPAVVIVHNWMGVGDYVMMRAQQMAEMGYVAFVADIYGKGVRPQTVKEAAELAGKYRSGDRKELRSRARAAFETLKKHKSVDAKKISAMGYCFGGTVALDMARIGLPLAGAISFHGGLASATAGDAKKIKTKILVLHGAIDPFVPESEVLQFQKELNEAGVNYEFVSYSGAVHSFTEKAAGNDVKAGAAYNEQADKRSFVAVKNFLTEVNQ, encoded by the coding sequence ATGAACTTATTTAAAAAAAGCATTCTCTCATTAGGTTTTTTATTGGTGTCATCTGCAGCCTTAGCTGAAATCAAATCTGAGGTTGTAGAGTATAAAGATGGCAAGACTGTATTAGAGGGAGCAATTGTTTACGATGCCGCCTTAGTTCAGACCGGTAAGAAGTTACCTGCAGTGGTGATTGTTCATAACTGGATGGGTGTTGGCGACTATGTGATGATGCGCGCTCAACAAATGGCTGAGATGGGTTACGTGGCTTTTGTTGCTGATATTTATGGTAAAGGTGTACGCCCTCAAACAGTTAAGGAAGCTGCAGAGCTCGCAGGAAAATATAGATCAGGTGATCGTAAAGAGTTGCGATCTCGTGCACGTGCCGCTTTTGAAACACTTAAAAAGCACAAATCAGTGGATGCTAAGAAAATCTCGGCCATGGGTTATTGCTTTGGTGGTACAGTGGCTTTAGATATGGCTCGTATCGGCTTGCCACTAGCTGGCGCTATTAGTTTTCATGGTGGATTGGCTTCAGCAACAGCTGGCGACGCTAAAAAAATTAAAACAAAAATTTTAGTATTACATGGAGCTATCGATCCATTTGTTCCAGAGTCTGAAGTTTTACAATTCCAAAAAGAGTTGAATGAAGCTGGTGTTAATTACGAATTTGTATCTTACAGCGGTGCGGTGCACTCTTTCACTGAAAAAGCAGCCGGAAACGATGTTAAAGCGGGCGCTGCTTACAATGAACAAGCAGACAAAAGATCATTCGTGGCTGTGAAAAACTTCTTAACAGAAGTGAATCAATAG
- a CDS encoding 1,4-dihydroxy-2-naphthoyl-CoA synthase gives MSTKKVSDIFNPEKWTEIEGFDFTDITYHRAVDQGTVRIAFNRPEVRNAFRPKTVDELSIALEHARISADVGVVIITGNGPSPKDGGWAFCSGGDQRIRGKDGYKYEGSDSNGTGNTELSKVDLAKLGRLHILEVQRQIRFMPKVVMAVVPGWAVGGGHSLHVVCDMTLASKEHAIFKQTDPDVASFDSGYGSAYLARQVGQKKAREIFFLGRNYDAQTAYQMGMVNEVIPHEKLEEVALEWSAEMNKKSPTAMRMLKYGFNLIDDGLVGQQLFAGEATRLAYGTEEAQEGRDSFVQKRDKDFKKYPWHY, from the coding sequence ATGAGCACAAAAAAAGTATCTGATATCTTCAATCCAGAAAAATGGACTGAAATCGAAGGCTTCGATTTCACTGACATCACCTATCATAGAGCCGTTGACCAAGGCACTGTGCGCATCGCCTTCAATAGACCTGAAGTTCGCAATGCTTTCCGTCCGAAAACTGTAGACGAGCTTTCTATCGCTCTTGAACACGCTCGCATCAGTGCTGATGTCGGAGTGGTCATCATCACAGGCAATGGCCCCTCACCAAAAGATGGCGGTTGGGCCTTTTGCTCGGGCGGAGACCAACGCATCCGTGGAAAAGATGGTTATAAATATGAAGGTAGTGACTCTAATGGCACTGGAAATACCGAACTCAGCAAAGTCGATCTTGCAAAATTAGGGCGACTTCACATACTGGAAGTGCAACGACAAATTCGTTTTATGCCCAAAGTAGTTATGGCCGTAGTACCGGGTTGGGCTGTTGGCGGTGGACACTCTTTGCATGTCGTCTGCGATATGACCTTAGCTTCAAAAGAACACGCTATTTTCAAACAAACCGATCCTGATGTGGCCAGCTTCGACTCTGGTTATGGTTCAGCTTATTTGGCTCGTCAAGTTGGCCAGAAAAAAGCGCGTGAAATATTCTTTTTAGGTCGTAACTACGATGCACAAACAGCTTACCAAATGGGTATGGTCAATGAAGTTATCCCCCATGAAAAACTAGAAGAGGTGGCTCTTGAATGGTCCGCTGAAATGAATAAGAAATCTCCTACCGCGATGCGAATGCTGAAGTATGGGTTTAATCTCATTGATGATGGACTTGTAGGACAACAGCTTTTCGCTGGCGAAGCTACACGACTTGCCTACGGCACAGAAGAAGCACAAGAAGGTCGTGATTCATTTGTACAGAAACGCGATAAGGACTTTAAAAAATATCCGTGGCACTACTAA
- a CDS encoding L,D-transpeptidase family protein has protein sequence MEIKLIPAPSIEAKYPKQILNLSTDERISTNALLADKTKRQLSVIDLSSLSQGAIKDQYTIDIGKKSGDKTKRNDKRTPEGIYRLLERKAPPEIPFETYGSMAFTTNYPNYFDKFQNKTGDGIWLHSVPDKVPLTRGSRGCVVLRNNDIKKIESTILLNKTFLVIDNKIDWISAEEHVAAKDYALEWFNQWRTHWQNQDLENYIEKYSSQFQAPPFNKKTWLAHKQKLKERYSYVKVRVSDPNIFQLKNQYLIQFVQEYESDGYSDVGVKTLYVIKENGTLKIRREEWAPLVVNMAHQQNK, from the coding sequence ATGGAAATTAAATTGATCCCAGCACCTTCGATTGAAGCGAAATATCCTAAGCAGATTTTGAATCTTTCCACAGATGAACGCATTTCAACAAATGCCCTCTTAGCAGATAAGACGAAAAGACAATTAAGCGTTATCGATCTAAGCAGTTTGAGCCAAGGTGCCATCAAAGATCAGTACACAATCGATATCGGGAAAAAGTCTGGCGACAAAACAAAACGCAATGACAAAAGAACACCTGAAGGTATCTATCGCCTACTGGAGCGCAAAGCTCCACCGGAAATTCCATTTGAAACTTATGGCTCCATGGCTTTCACGACAAACTATCCAAACTACTTCGATAAATTCCAAAATAAAACTGGGGATGGTATCTGGCTACATTCAGTACCGGACAAAGTTCCTTTGACGCGTGGATCACGTGGCTGTGTTGTCCTTCGCAATAACGACATCAAAAAAATAGAATCCACTATTTTACTCAATAAAACATTTCTTGTGATTGATAACAAAATTGATTGGATTTCCGCTGAAGAGCATGTGGCAGCCAAAGACTACGCTTTGGAATGGTTCAATCAATGGAGAACCCATTGGCAAAATCAAGATCTGGAAAATTACATCGAAAAGTACTCGAGTCAGTTCCAGGCTCCACCATTCAATAAAAAAACATGGTTGGCCCATAAACAAAAATTAAAAGAAAGATACAGCTACGTGAAAGTTAGAGTTTCTGATCCCAATATTTTTCAATTGAAAAATCAGTATCTTATTCAGTTTGTTCAGGAATACGAGTCAGATGGTTACTCGGATGTGGGCGTGAAAACTCTTTATGTTATTAAAGAGAATGGAACTCTGAAAATTCGCAGAGAAGAGTGGGCCCCTCTTGTTGTCAATATGGCCCACCAACAAAATAAATAA
- a CDS encoding flagellar basal body-associated FliL family protein, with amino-acid sequence MKATVKKILVASMVTMNLAALGLGTYWVFISTVGYEYPNKITEKKLREPASLNEKFAQAPLVYTMDNLVVNLAGVPKRMIMVQVNLDMISPIAFQEIMDFDNRAKARDRIVRILNDKTFDDLETIQGKLFLKDKIVSEVNQVLSKGLVKDVYFSAFVMNSEL; translated from the coding sequence ATGAAGGCAACAGTCAAAAAAATCTTAGTGGCATCCATGGTGACAATGAATCTAGCCGCATTGGGATTAGGAACCTATTGGGTTTTTATTTCAACCGTAGGTTACGAGTATCCCAATAAAATCACTGAAAAAAAACTGCGTGAACCTGCGAGCTTAAATGAAAAATTCGCTCAGGCGCCGCTTGTGTACACGATGGATAATTTGGTGGTGAATTTAGCAGGTGTGCCCAAAAGAATGATCATGGTGCAAGTGAACTTAGATATGATCAGTCCTATTGCCTTCCAAGAGATCATGGATTTTGATAATCGTGCTAAAGCGCGTGATCGCATCGTGCGTATTTTAAATGATAAGACTTTTGATGACCTTGAAACCATTCAAGGTAAGCTCTTCTTGAAAGATAAAATAGTTTCAGAAGTGAATCAGGTGTTAAGTAAAGGTCTTGTGAAAGATGTGTACTTTTCAGCCTTCGTTATGAACTCGGAGTTATAA
- the nusB gene encoding transcription antitermination factor NusB, translating to MRRQSREIALQVLFQVEYAPQISFNDLINLFEQNRDQSLVKYADIIVRGVGQYREKIDHKIQEASRHWKIERMGGVDRNILRMAVYEMFYADELIEPKIAINEAIEIAKIFGTQESASFVNGLLDQVVRNERK from the coding sequence ATGAGACGACAATCCAGAGAGATCGCATTACAAGTTCTATTTCAAGTCGAGTATGCTCCTCAAATTTCTTTTAATGATCTTATTAATCTTTTTGAACAAAACCGCGATCAATCCTTAGTTAAGTACGCTGACATCATCGTTCGTGGTGTTGGACAGTATCGTGAAAAAATTGATCACAAAATTCAAGAAGCTAGTCGCCATTGGAAAATTGAACGTATGGGCGGTGTTGATCGCAACATCTTAAGAATGGCTGTGTACGAAATGTTTTATGCCGATGAATTGATCGAGCCTAAAATTGCGATCAATGAAGCTATCGAGATTGCCAAAATTTTCGGAACTCAAGAGTCCGCTTCTTTTGTTAACGGATTACTTGATCAGGTTGTCCGCAATGAGCGAAAATAA
- a CDS encoding rhomboid family intramembrane serine protease: MAQIQVAPITPVVKKIMIAIAAVWIVMQIVLDKFVGLNISTWFFLHPDQVIEKFWAWQLFTYMFFHALSPFHIFFNALMLYFFGSELERHWGGRFFTIYYAVCGAGAAIVYCFGVAIYAVITGNQAPLGIPVIGASGALFGLLVAYGIIFGERVVYFMGLFPMKAKYFAMIAAALDLSSLLTTGFSGGEVAYLAHLGGALVGFLFLWTNTRLKLSKTRSKLNKKGAGLRLVVDNEKLKDDKNGPKYWN, from the coding sequence ATGGCTCAGATTCAAGTTGCACCAATAACTCCAGTTGTAAAAAAAATCATGATTGCCATTGCTGCTGTTTGGATAGTGATGCAAATCGTTTTAGATAAGTTTGTGGGTTTGAATATCAGTACATGGTTTTTTCTTCACCCAGATCAGGTGATCGAAAAGTTTTGGGCATGGCAGCTCTTCACCTATATGTTTTTTCATGCGCTTTCACCTTTCCATATCTTCTTTAATGCCCTAATGCTTTACTTCTTTGGTTCTGAGTTAGAGCGCCATTGGGGTGGCCGCTTCTTCACGATTTATTATGCTGTCTGTGGGGCTGGGGCTGCCATCGTGTATTGTTTTGGCGTGGCTATTTATGCTGTGATAACTGGCAATCAGGCACCACTCGGGATTCCTGTTATTGGGGCTTCAGGGGCCTTGTTCGGTCTATTGGTGGCCTACGGAATCATCTTTGGTGAGCGAGTGGTCTACTTTATGGGTCTGTTCCCAATGAAAGCTAAGTATTTTGCTATGATTGCGGCGGCTTTAGATCTGTCCTCACTGTTGACGACTGGCTTCAGTGGTGGCGAGGTGGCCTATTTAGCCCATCTCGGGGGAGCCCTTGTCGGTTTCCTATTCTTATGGACGAATACGCGCTTAAAGCTCAGTAAAACCCGCTCTAAGCTGAATAAGAAGGGGGCTGGGCTTCGCCTTGTAGTCGATAACGAAAAGCTGAAAGACGACAAAAACGGCCCTAAATACTGGAATTGA
- the nrdR gene encoding transcriptional regulator NrdR: protein MRCPFCGHSEDKVLDTRVQKDGGIRRRRECLSCKSRYSTHETVMLSYPFVIKKDGRREPYSKEKLIRGMQASCQKRPVSLAQVEASVERISAWLITRGEGEVSSQIIGRRVMAELKLLDDVAYVRFASVYRTFKDVQEFVEKLEGDELVDMIETNGPQLSLTPINMREPDKDFSGNN, encoded by the coding sequence ATGAGATGCCCTTTCTGCGGTCATTCCGAAGATAAAGTTTTAGATACGCGCGTCCAAAAGGATGGCGGCATTCGTCGAAGACGAGAATGCCTTTCTTGCAAGTCGCGTTATTCAACACACGAAACCGTGATGTTGAGCTATCCATTTGTCATCAAGAAAGATGGACGCCGCGAACCTTATAGCAAAGAAAAACTCATTCGCGGCATGCAAGCCTCATGTCAAAAAAGACCTGTGAGCTTGGCGCAAGTAGAAGCTTCTGTTGAAAGAATCTCAGCATGGCTTATTACTCGCGGCGAAGGAGAGGTTTCATCGCAAATCATCGGCCGTCGCGTAATGGCAGAACTAAAACTTTTAGATGATGTTGCCTACGTTCGTTTTGCCAGTGTTTACAGAACATTCAAAGACGTACAAGAGTTTGTCGAAAAACTCGAAGGCGATGAGCTTGTTGATATGATCGAAACGAATGGCCCACAGTTGAGCCTTACCCCAATCAACATGCGCGAACCAGATAAAGACTTCAGCGGAAACAACTAG